In Juglans microcarpa x Juglans regia isolate MS1-56 chromosome 7D, Jm3101_v1.0, whole genome shotgun sequence, the following are encoded in one genomic region:
- the LOC121238224 gene encoding uncharacterized protein LOC121238224, whose protein sequence is MIDTNLVWNLRGLATSRKRLKSLLKKHRVGIVEILEPFQDAGRMNRLASYLEFPKFCSNESLGGKVWIFWKEIYDFGVVHMSNQAVSGWLCLASYRIMVTFVYAKCSQIERRGLWEELENVQVNESPWLVVGDFNAIRSDAERIGGNPRSLLAMTEFNGCVDTCGLVEMRFQGRMMSWCNGHVGSSRSWARLDRALVNIDFSTNFGSAFMEYLTRKSSDHCSMVVHLSLPRSSYGPSPFRFQNMWCLHESFIMFVEDVWVQLECSHGLLRLAAKLKKLKVALKTWNKNIYGRVDLTIKALEEKMELLDFQLQEARDPAVEAEFLLTKMELAEWEAREECRWAQKAKRKWLQEWGLQEWEQNSRVFHATVSQRWKASVVSSMRLADGTMLATPEEIHQGL, encoded by the coding sequence atgaTTGATACAAATTTGGTGTGGAACCTTAGGGGCTTGGCTACTTCTCGGAAGCGCCTTAAGAGTTTACTCAAAAAACATAGAGTGGGTATTGTGGAAATTTTGGAGCCATTCCAAGATGCTGGGAGAATGAATCGTTTGGCTTCGTATTTGGAGTTTCCTAAATTTTGCAGTAATGAATCTTTGGGGGGGAAAGTTTGGATTTTCTGGAAAGAGATATATGATTTTGGAGTTGTGCATATGTCAAACCAAGCAGTTTCGGGATGGCTGTGTTTGGCTTCTTACCGTATTATGGTGACCTTTGTCTATGCAAAATGCTCTCAGATAGAGCGTAGAGGGCTGTGGGAGGAGCTTGAAAATGTTCAGGTTAATGAGTCTCCATGGTTGGTGGTCGGGGACTTCAATGCAATTCGTTCAGACGCTGAACGGATTGGGGGCAACCCAAGGTCATTGTTGGCAATGACGGAATTTAATGGTTGTGTGGATACTTGTGGTCTTGTGGAGATGCGTTTTCAAGGCCGAATGATGTCGTGGTGTAATGGTCATGTGGGATCTTCAAGAAGTTGGGCTCGCCTAGATAGAGCCTTGGTAAATATCGATTTCTCTACTAATTTCGGGTCGGCTTTTATGGAATATTTAACGAGGAAGTCGTCTGATCATTGTTCTATGGTGGTGCATCTGAGTTTGCCGAGATCGTCGTATGGGCCATCTCCTTTTcgttttcaaaatatgtggtGCTTGCATGAGTCTTTTATTATGTTTGTAGAGGATGTCTGGGTGCAACTAGAATGTAGTCATGGTCTTTTGAGGTTGGCGGCTAAACTGAAGAAGCTTAAAGTGGCATTGAAAActtggaataaaaatatttatggtaGGGTTGATCTCACTATAAAGGCACTAGAGGAAAAAATGGAGTTGCTTGATTTTCAGCTCCAAGAAGCACGAGACCCAGCAGTGGAAGCAGAGTTCCTATTGACAAAGATGGAATTAGCTGAGTGGGAGGCTAGGGAAGAATGTAGATGGGCACAAAAAGCAAAGCGGAAATGGCTTCAAGAATGGGGGCTTCAAGAATGGGAGCAGAATTCCAGGGTTTTTCATGCCACAGTTAGTCAAAGATGGAAGGCCTCTGTTGTGTCGTCCATGCGTCTAGCAGATGGGACAATGTTAGCAACGCCGGAGGAGATTCATCAGGGGCTCTag